In a genomic window of Prochlorococcus marinus subsp. marinus str. CCMP1375:
- the atpH gene encoding ATP synthase F1 subunit delta encodes MPLLNTITTPYAEAFLQVAENRNEVDEVVAQSKSLLELWGQSSEFSEAMASPVLEVETKKAVLEKIFSKEITPSFLNLLKLLADRKRIGYLDAVLERLLELYREQRNIALATVTSATSLNEDQQAEILKTVQSVAGTDNLELNLKVDPNLIGGFVVNVGSKVIDASLSSQVRRLGLALAKVS; translated from the coding sequence ATGCCGCTTCTTAATACCATCACTACTCCATATGCAGAAGCATTCCTTCAGGTAGCAGAAAACCGCAATGAAGTTGATGAAGTAGTTGCCCAGTCGAAATCTTTACTGGAACTTTGGGGCCAATCTTCAGAATTTAGCGAAGCAATGGCTTCTCCTGTTCTTGAAGTTGAAACTAAAAAAGCAGTTCTTGAGAAGATTTTTTCTAAGGAAATAACACCGTCTTTTCTCAACTTATTGAAGTTGTTGGCTGATAGAAAGCGGATAGGCTATTTGGATGCTGTCTTGGAGAGGTTGCTAGAGCTTTATCGCGAACAACGCAACATTGCGCTTGCTACTGTAACTTCCGCAACTTCTTTGAATGAAGATCAACAAGCGGAAATCCTGAAAACTGTTCAATCCGTAGCTGGCACTGACAATCTAGAGCTAAATTTAAAAGTTGACCCCAATTTGATTGGTGGCTTTGTTGTCAATGTAGGCTCAAAGGTTATCGATGCAAGCCTTTCTAGCCAAGTGAGAAGATTGGGTCTTGCGCTAGCAAAGGTAAGCTAG
- a CDS encoding F0F1 ATP synthase subunit B produces MNDSLIFATEGFALNLNLFETNVINLAVVAFGLYKFLPNFLGGMLERRRSAILQDLKDAEDRLAKASESLKQAKLDLSSAEQKAGKIRTDCQARAEAIRLESEKRTVEEMARIKQGAASDLNVEAARVSGQLRREAAKLAIEKALSTLSGKLDDKAQDKFLKQSIKNIGDI; encoded by the coding sequence ATGAATGATTCTCTGATTTTTGCAACCGAAGGTTTTGCTCTAAATCTCAATTTATTTGAGACAAATGTTATCAACTTAGCTGTTGTTGCTTTTGGACTTTACAAATTTCTTCCTAACTTTTTGGGAGGGATGCTTGAGAGACGTCGTTCTGCAATTTTGCAGGATCTAAAAGATGCTGAAGATCGATTAGCAAAGGCTTCAGAGTCTCTGAAACAAGCAAAATTAGATCTTTCATCTGCTGAGCAGAAAGCAGGCAAGATAAGAACCGATTGCCAAGCTCGAGCCGAGGCAATTCGTTTAGAAAGTGAAAAACGTACTGTTGAGGAAATGGCTCGAATTAAACAAGGTGCTGCATCTGATCTAAATGTCGAGGCAGCTCGAGTCAGTGGTCAATTACGTAGAGAAGCTGCGAAATTGGCTATTGAAAAAGCCCTTTCAACCCTATCTGGAAAACTTGACGATAAAGCTCAAGACAAGTTTTTAAAACAATCCATCAAAAATATAGGAGATATTTGA
- a CDS encoding F0F1 ATP synthase subunit B', translating into MTSLLLFGASEGGLFDFDATLPLMAAQVVLLTFILNALFFKPVGRVVEDREDYVLTSRAEAKKKLAEVEKLENDLKNQLKEARKAAQQVISEAEEDSEKLYKEALNLANSEANASREQARREIDSQRDSALKKLKSDSDKLGDLIVERLLAAK; encoded by the coding sequence ATGACCAGCTTGCTTCTGTTTGGTGCTAGTGAAGGAGGTCTATTTGACTTTGATGCAACTTTGCCACTTATGGCTGCTCAGGTTGTTCTCCTCACATTCATCCTTAATGCTCTTTTCTTCAAGCCCGTTGGTCGGGTTGTAGAAGATAGAGAAGACTATGTTTTGACAAGTCGTGCCGAGGCTAAGAAGAAGCTGGCTGAGGTGGAAAAACTTGAGAATGATTTAAAAAATCAACTTAAGGAAGCACGCAAGGCGGCACAACAGGTTATTAGTGAGGCAGAAGAAGATTCTGAAAAGCTTTATAAAGAGGCTTTGAACTTAGCTAATTCTGAAGCTAATGCTTCTCGAGAGCAGGCAAGACGCGAGATTGACTCTCAAAGAGATTCTGCTCTCAAAAAGCTAAAGTCTGATTCAGACAAGCTTGGTGATTTGATCGTTGAAAGATTATTGGCAGCCAAATGA
- the atpE gene encoding ATP synthase F0 subunit C: MDSITTAASVVAAGLAVGLGAIGPGIGQGSAAQGAVEGIARQPEAEGKIRGTLLLSFAFMESLTIYGLVVALVLLFANPFAG; encoded by the coding sequence ATGGATTCCATTACCACCGCCGCTTCTGTTGTTGCCGCTGGTTTAGCTGTAGGCCTTGGCGCTATCGGCCCTGGTATCGGTCAGGGTAGCGCCGCACAAGGTGCAGTAGAAGGCATCGCACGCCAACCTGAAGCCGAAGGCAAGATCAGAGGTACTTTGCTTCTTTCTTTCGCTTTCATGGAATCACTAACCATCTATGGCCTTGTGGTTGCTTTGGTTCTACTTTTTGCTAACCCATTTGCAGGCTAA
- the atpB gene encoding F0F1 ATP synthase subunit A has protein sequence MGTSPFVLPFAALEVGQHLYWQIGKLRIHGQVFMTSWILIGALLTLVVVGTKKMERDPKGVQNLLEFLWDYIRDLARTQIGEKVYRDWMPFIGTLFLFIFVSNWGGALIPWKLIELPSGELGAPTADINTTVALALLVSLSYFYAGLSNKGLRYFEYYVHPTPIMLPFKIVEDFTKPLSLSFRLFGNILADELVVAVLVFLVPLVLPVPVMFLGLFTSAIQALIFATLAAYYIGEAVEEHH, from the coding sequence ATGGGTACCTCTCCATTTGTTTTACCTTTTGCTGCATTAGAGGTTGGTCAACACCTTTATTGGCAGATAGGGAAGTTAAGGATTCATGGTCAGGTTTTTATGACTTCATGGATTCTTATAGGTGCACTGCTAACCCTTGTTGTGGTTGGCACCAAAAAAATGGAACGTGACCCTAAAGGTGTGCAGAACCTTCTTGAATTCCTTTGGGATTACATCCGTGATTTGGCTCGCACACAAATTGGAGAAAAAGTCTATAGAGACTGGATGCCATTTATAGGCACTCTTTTCTTGTTCATTTTTGTGAGCAATTGGGGAGGAGCTTTAATCCCATGGAAGTTAATTGAACTCCCTAGTGGAGAGTTAGGTGCGCCTACGGCTGATATAAACACAACCGTCGCACTTGCGCTTTTGGTGTCACTTTCATATTTTTATGCGGGTTTGAGCAACAAAGGATTGCGTTACTTCGAGTACTACGTACATCCAACGCCAATCATGCTCCCATTTAAGATTGTTGAAGACTTCACCAAGCCTCTTTCACTTTCCTTCCGTTTATTTGGAAATATTCTGGCGGATGAACTTGTTGTTGCCGTACTTGTTTTTCTAGTACCACTTGTACTTCCAGTCCCAGTAATGTTCCTAGGTTTGTTTACTAGTGCTATTCAGGCCTTGATTTTTGCAACTCTTGCTGCTTACTACATAGGTGAAGCAGTGGAAGAACATCATTAA
- a CDS encoding ATP synthase subunit I — translation MSANQVASKELKPSIDVESSQETVGGSSTEYVSLQLRIFKMTLVVTAFSVLFTIIFFDFHAAMSLLVGAFSGILYLRLLAKSIGSLGKESSSVSKFQLLVPVLLILAVIKLPELQLLPALVGFLLYKPSLIIQFLIEPSA, via the coding sequence TTGTCTGCAAATCAAGTGGCCAGTAAAGAACTAAAGCCTTCAATTGATGTTGAGTCTTCTCAGGAAACTGTGGGAGGTTCATCCACTGAATATGTGTCGCTTCAGCTGCGCATTTTCAAGATGACATTGGTTGTAACAGCCTTTTCAGTGCTTTTTACAATCATATTTTTTGATTTCCATGCTGCTATGAGTCTTCTTGTAGGAGCTTTTTCAGGAATCCTTTATTTGCGATTACTCGCTAAAAGCATTGGATCACTTGGAAAGGAATCATCTTCGGTCAGCAAATTTCAATTGCTAGTTCCTGTCTTACTGATTTTGGCAGTTATCAAACTGCCTGAACTTCAGCTATTACCTGCTTTAGTTGGTTTCTTGCTTTACAAACCATCTTTGATAATTCAGTTTTTGATTGAGCCTTCTGCTTAA
- a CDS encoding FtsW/RodA/SpoVE family cell cycle protein codes for MRSPTIKRIDRGALSRKISQDYLARKVDIIPFWQRFIPLQWELWPSEARLLLALMIFWSVSGLFILGSASWWVASKEMGDGAYFIKRQMIWLLTSWGFAWLTISISLRKWLKMSKSCLLICLLLVGATLVFGSNINGSSRWLIIGSITIQPSELVKPFLILQAANLFGQWERLNNGKKFLELSLFGTLILLILKQPNLSTAALIGILIWMMALSAGVSLKNLFSAAFLGISIGTFSIATNQYQLLRVTSFLNPWDDPQGNGYQLIQSLLAIGSGGLFGEGYGLSTQKLLYLPFLNTDFVFAVFAEEFGFAGSFMLIMFFILIAFLGLRISLRSRNNYSKLIAIGCSTMLIGQSIFHLAVTSGSMPTTGLPLPFISYGGNSLLSSFIIGSLLVRCSLESTGFIGGIKVQKKLN; via the coding sequence TTGAGAAGTCCAACAATTAAAAGGATTGATCGAGGCGCTTTGTCTAGAAAGATATCTCAAGACTACCTTGCAAGAAAAGTAGATATAATTCCATTCTGGCAAAGGTTTATACCTCTTCAATGGGAACTGTGGCCGTCTGAGGCAAGATTATTATTAGCCCTTATGATTTTTTGGAGTGTTTCAGGTCTATTTATTCTTGGCTCGGCAAGTTGGTGGGTAGCAAGTAAAGAAATGGGAGATGGTGCATATTTCATCAAACGTCAAATGATTTGGCTCTTAACAAGTTGGGGATTTGCTTGGTTGACCATCTCAATAAGCCTTCGCAAATGGCTAAAGATGTCGAAAAGTTGCCTTTTAATTTGTTTATTATTAGTTGGAGCAACACTTGTTTTTGGAAGTAATATTAATGGTTCTTCTCGGTGGCTAATTATTGGGTCCATAACGATTCAACCGTCTGAATTGGTGAAACCCTTCTTAATTCTTCAAGCCGCTAATCTTTTTGGACAATGGGAACGTCTAAATAACGGCAAGAAGTTCTTAGAGCTAAGTCTTTTCGGAACATTAATTCTTCTTATTCTTAAGCAACCTAACCTAAGCACCGCTGCTCTGATAGGAATACTAATCTGGATGATGGCTCTATCGGCAGGAGTCAGTCTAAAAAATCTTTTTTCAGCAGCATTCTTAGGAATATCAATTGGAACTTTCAGTATTGCAACAAATCAATACCAACTTTTACGCGTCACATCATTTCTAAACCCTTGGGACGATCCTCAAGGAAATGGATATCAATTAATACAAAGCCTTTTAGCTATAGGCTCTGGAGGTTTATTTGGAGAAGGATATGGTCTTTCAACTCAAAAGCTTCTATACCTTCCTTTCCTTAATACAGACTTTGTTTTTGCAGTTTTTGCAGAAGAGTTTGGTTTCGCCGGTTCATTTATGCTCATAATGTTTTTCATCCTCATTGCCTTTCTAGGCCTAAGAATTTCATTACGGAGTCGCAATAATTACTCCAAATTAATTGCAATTGGTTGTTCCACAATGCTAATTGGACAATCCATTTTTCATTTAGCAGTCACTTCTGGTTCAATGCCAACAACTGGACTTCCTCTACCGTTCATTAGCTATGGAGGGAACTCATTGCTTTCTAGTTTTATTATTGGCAGTTTATTAGTCAGATGTTCTTTAGAGTCAACTGGTTTTATTGGAGGAATAAAAGTTCAAAAGAAACTCAACTAG
- a CDS encoding cytochrome c biogenesis CcdA family protein, translated as MQSPGPLTLIIIFTGGLLTSLGPCSLSLLPVTVAYLAGFNEKQNPFIRSLIFCSGIVLSLVILGSLSGLFGKLYGQLPSEIGIIVPLITILMGLNLLGLLKLQLPNAPEFDTWLGKVPKPLAPIAAGLTFGLAASPCTTPVLAVLLTWIADKGNPATGVVLLTCFGTGQVIPLLLAGTTAAAVPKFLSIRAITRWIPSLSGVIFLTTGLLSLFARWS; from the coding sequence TTGCAATCTCCTGGCCCATTAACCTTAATAATAATTTTTACTGGCGGTCTCCTAACAAGTCTAGGGCCGTGCTCATTATCACTTTTACCAGTTACTGTTGCATATTTAGCTGGATTCAACGAAAAACAAAATCCCTTCATCAGAAGCCTAATCTTTTGTAGTGGAATTGTTCTTTCTCTAGTTATACTAGGAAGTCTGAGTGGTTTGTTCGGGAAGCTTTACGGACAATTGCCCTCAGAAATAGGAATAATAGTTCCCTTAATTACAATTTTGATGGGTCTCAACTTATTGGGACTTTTAAAGCTCCAGCTCCCTAATGCTCCTGAATTTGACACTTGGTTGGGGAAAGTACCAAAACCATTGGCTCCAATTGCAGCAGGCCTCACATTTGGTTTAGCAGCCTCACCATGTACGACTCCTGTTTTAGCTGTTCTCCTTACTTGGATAGCTGATAAAGGCAATCCCGCAACAGGAGTCGTACTACTTACATGCTTTGGCACAGGACAAGTAATTCCTTTGCTATTAGCAGGAACCACTGCTGCTGCAGTTCCAAAATTTTTGTCTATACGGGCAATTACTAGATGGATCCCATCTTTAAGCGGAGTAATCTTTCTAACCACTGGATTATTGAGTCTCTTTGCACGATGGTCTTGA
- a CDS encoding cytochrome c biogenesis protein ResB: MKYLRKIINWLSSLKVAIVLLILIALGSALGTALPQGEKAESYLKNYEVTRFLGVINGDLLLQLQLDHVYSSFWFLFLLTWLSFSLIICSWKRQWPSLKKAIDWIDYKEPKQIQKLAISQSFRIQKNDNGINPLANYLENNGWQVKIKSSRLAARKGLIGRVGPPLVHFGLILLIIGATYGVLKGQRLEKFLAPERSLNLLSPNGISKVSVKLTDFKIDRDPTGKPEQFRSKLELHNNNINKSIYEEISVNHPLRFQGITLYQADWSLAAITIQINNSPKIQFPLNKIDELGDQVWGIVLPQMPDSDLKPLLLTLSSEQGPVRFFSEEGNPAGIGRPNGNPILIGTSKISIIDVIPSSGILLKYDPGVPIVYLGFAISLIGSVFSIISTKQLWIIQEEESRLMHIGGLSNRNLSGFANQFNSIIKAAYD, encoded by the coding sequence ATGAAATATTTACGCAAAATCATTAATTGGTTATCAAGTCTGAAAGTTGCCATTGTTTTATTAATTCTAATTGCACTAGGTAGTGCACTTGGGACTGCACTACCGCAAGGAGAAAAAGCAGAAAGTTATCTAAAAAATTATGAAGTTACAAGATTTCTTGGAGTAATTAATGGAGATTTATTACTCCAATTACAATTAGATCATGTTTATTCAAGTTTTTGGTTCTTATTTCTTCTTACTTGGTTATCTTTTTCATTAATTATTTGTAGCTGGAAAAGACAATGGCCATCTCTGAAAAAAGCAATTGATTGGATTGATTATAAAGAGCCTAAACAAATCCAAAAGTTAGCGATATCGCAAAGTTTCAGAATCCAGAAGAATGATAATGGAATAAACCCCTTAGCGAATTATCTAGAAAATAATGGATGGCAAGTAAAAATTAAATCTTCTCGTTTAGCAGCTCGCAAAGGCCTAATAGGAAGAGTAGGCCCACCTTTAGTTCATTTCGGACTAATTTTACTAATTATTGGAGCAACTTATGGAGTATTAAAAGGGCAAAGGTTAGAAAAATTTCTTGCGCCAGAACGATCATTAAATCTACTTAGTCCTAATGGAATAAGTAAAGTAAGTGTTAAATTGACTGATTTTAAAATTGATAGAGATCCTACTGGTAAGCCCGAGCAGTTTAGATCAAAGCTAGAATTACATAACAATAATATTAATAAAAGCATATATGAAGAGATAAGTGTGAATCATCCTTTACGCTTTCAAGGCATAACTCTTTATCAAGCCGACTGGTCACTAGCAGCAATAACTATTCAAATAAATAACAGTCCAAAAATACAATTCCCTCTTAATAAAATAGATGAATTAGGAGATCAAGTTTGGGGAATTGTTTTACCTCAGATGCCAGATAGTGATCTTAAACCTTTGCTTCTAACACTCTCAAGTGAGCAAGGGCCAGTAAGATTTTTCAGTGAAGAAGGGAACCCAGCAGGAATAGGGCGGCCTAATGGCAATCCAATTTTGATTGGTACATCTAAAATAAGCATTATTGATGTTATTCCAAGTAGTGGAATACTTCTAAAGTATGATCCTGGTGTGCCAATTGTTTATTTAGGATTTGCTATAAGTTTAATTGGTAGTGTATTTAGTATTATCTCAACAAAGCAACTTTGGATAATTCAAGAAGAGGAAAGTAGATTAATGCATATTGGGGGCTTATCTAATAGAAATTTATCCGGTTTTGCAAATCAATTCAATTCAATAATAAAAGCAGCTTATGATTAA
- the queF gene encoding preQ(1) synthase codes for MTISEKSNESELYGERFISDAEIVCFPNPSPNRTYEISIELPEFTCQCPFSGYPDFAIIRLLYQPGEKVLELKSMKLYVNSFRNRKISHEEVANKMLDDFVAAANPSWMQLEADFNPRGNVHTVVRVSHGLKNNC; via the coding sequence GTGACTATTTCAGAGAAATCAAATGAATCTGAGCTTTATGGAGAGCGATTTATTTCTGATGCAGAGATAGTTTGCTTCCCTAATCCAAGTCCCAATCGGACCTATGAAATCTCAATAGAACTTCCAGAATTTACTTGTCAATGTCCCTTTTCTGGTTATCCAGATTTTGCGATTATTCGATTACTTTATCAACCAGGTGAAAAAGTTCTCGAACTTAAGTCTATGAAACTTTATGTTAATAGTTTTAGGAATAGAAAAATTTCACATGAAGAAGTTGCGAATAAAATGCTCGATGATTTTGTTGCAGCAGCTAATCCTTCTTGGATGCAATTAGAAGCTGATTTCAACCCTCGAGGCAATGTTCATACTGTTGTAAGAGTAAGTCATGGCTTAAAGAACAATTGTTAA
- a CDS encoding P-II family nitrogen regulator: protein MKKIEAIIRPFKLEDVKIALVNLGIVGMTVSEVRGFGRQKGQVERYRGSEFTVEFLQKLKIEVVVADESVDGVIKAIAEAAKTGEIGDGKIFVSSIETVLRIRTGESDDSAL from the coding sequence ATGAAAAAGATAGAAGCAATTATCAGGCCTTTTAAGCTTGAAGATGTAAAAATAGCCCTTGTCAATCTTGGCATAGTTGGCATGACGGTCAGTGAGGTTAGGGGTTTTGGGCGACAAAAAGGACAAGTAGAGCGTTACAGAGGATCTGAATTTACGGTTGAATTTCTTCAGAAACTAAAGATAGAAGTTGTTGTTGCTGATGAAAGTGTTGATGGAGTTATTAAAGCAATTGCAGAAGCTGCAAAAACAGGAGAAATTGGTGACGGGAAAATTTTCGTTTCTTCTATTGAAACTGTTCTAAGAATTCGGACAGGCGAATCTGACGATTCAGCTCTTTAA
- a CDS encoding TlyA family rRNA (cytidine-2'-O)-methyltransferase: MTKKNRLDVHLLTKGLAPSREQAQKLIRAGKVRDAVGNILDKPGQEVSKELEIIVQSSPRFVSRGGEKLDAALTQFPIEVSKRICIDAGISTGGFTDCLLKRGASLVYGIDVGYGQIAWTLRNDSRVVLRERTNIRYLKHSDLYGPSDPLPSLAVADLSFISLRIVLPAIKSLLQKSKQEALLLVKPQFEVGPERVGKGGVVRDAQSHMDALNAIIDFSRSKDWKTKGAIASPIKGPAGNHEYLLWLSNEGVEQKLNTKKLVVDTLNLKS, translated from the coding sequence ATGACCAAAAAAAACCGGCTTGATGTTCACTTGCTGACTAAAGGGCTTGCTCCATCAAGGGAACAAGCTCAAAAACTTATTAGAGCTGGCAAAGTTAGAGATGCTGTTGGAAACATTCTTGATAAACCTGGTCAAGAAGTTAGTAAAGAACTTGAGATCATAGTTCAGTCTTCTCCAAGATTTGTTTCCCGCGGTGGTGAAAAATTGGATGCGGCTCTTACTCAATTCCCTATAGAAGTTTCAAAAAGGATTTGTATAGATGCAGGTATTTCAACAGGGGGCTTTACTGACTGTCTTTTAAAGAGAGGAGCATCGCTAGTTTATGGAATTGATGTTGGATATGGACAAATTGCATGGACCCTTAGGAATGACTCCAGGGTTGTTTTGAGAGAAAGAACAAATATACGCTATTTAAAACACTCTGATTTGTATGGCCCTTCAGATCCTTTACCAAGTCTTGCAGTAGCTGACCTTTCATTTATTTCCTTAAGAATTGTTCTCCCAGCAATTAAATCTCTTTTGCAAAAGAGTAAACAAGAGGCGTTGCTTTTGGTTAAACCCCAATTTGAAGTTGGCCCTGAAAGAGTTGGAAAAGGAGGCGTTGTAAGAGATGCTCAGTCTCATATGGACGCATTAAATGCAATCATTGATTTTTCAAGGTCGAAGGATTGGAAGACCAAAGGCGCGATTGCTTCACCTATCAAAGGTCCAGCAGGTAACCATGAATATTTGCTTTGGCTTAGCAATGAAGGAGTTGAGCAAAAACTAAATACAAAAAAATTAGTTGTAGATACTTTGAACTTAAAGAGCTGA
- the purB gene encoding adenylosuccinate lyase codes for MIERYTLPEMGAIWTEHAKFQSWLEVEIAACQANLELGKIPESAMKEIRDKAQFSPERILEIESEVRHDVIAFLTNLNENIGDAGRFIHIGMTSSDVLDTGLALQLKSSVKLLKKELKILKDVIRSKAKEHKNTIMIGRSHAIHGEPITFGFKLAGWLAETIRNEERLEQLEKDISVGQISGAMGTYANTDPEIERIACAHLGLTPDTASTQVISRDRHANYVQTLALIGSSLDRFATEIRNLQRTDVLEVEEGFFKGQKGSSAMPHKRNPIRSERISGLARVLRSYVIAALENVALWHERDISHSSTERMMLPDTSITLHFMLREMSEVINELGIYTKNMVKNMNIYGGVVFSQRVLLALVQSGMQRETAYRLVQKHAHAAWNTESGDFRTNLSLDKSITDVISAEQLNDCFSTELHQLNLDVIWERLEI; via the coding sequence TTGATCGAACGTTACACACTCCCCGAAATGGGTGCAATCTGGACAGAACATGCCAAGTTCCAAAGCTGGCTTGAAGTAGAGATTGCTGCATGCCAAGCCAATTTGGAACTTGGCAAGATCCCCGAAAGTGCAATGAAAGAAATAAGAGATAAAGCCCAGTTCAGTCCGGAAAGGATTCTTGAAATCGAGTCAGAAGTCCGACATGATGTCATTGCTTTTCTTACAAATTTAAATGAAAACATCGGAGATGCTGGACGTTTTATTCACATTGGGATGACAAGTAGTGATGTTTTAGATACTGGCTTAGCTTTGCAATTAAAATCATCAGTCAAGCTACTAAAAAAAGAACTAAAGATACTTAAGGATGTAATTCGCTCAAAAGCAAAGGAGCATAAAAATACAATCATGATTGGAAGATCACATGCAATTCATGGAGAACCAATAACTTTTGGTTTCAAACTTGCTGGATGGCTAGCAGAAACCATCAGGAATGAAGAAAGGCTTGAGCAATTAGAAAAAGATATTTCTGTTGGGCAAATCAGTGGCGCAATGGGAACCTATGCCAATACAGACCCAGAGATAGAGAGAATTGCTTGTGCTCATCTTGGGTTGACACCAGACACAGCAAGCACACAAGTTATTTCAAGAGATAGACATGCAAATTATGTTCAAACACTTGCACTAATAGGTTCCTCCTTAGACCGATTTGCTACTGAGATAAGAAATCTTCAAAGGACTGATGTCCTTGAAGTAGAAGAAGGGTTCTTCAAAGGACAAAAAGGTAGTTCTGCTATGCCTCACAAACGCAACCCCATCAGAAGTGAGCGCATTAGTGGTCTAGCAAGAGTTCTTCGTAGTTATGTAATTGCTGCTCTAGAAAATGTTGCCTTATGGCACGAAAGAGACATAAGTCATAGTTCTACAGAAAGAATGATGTTGCCTGACACCTCAATCACACTTCATTTTATGTTGAGAGAAATGAGTGAAGTCATAAATGAACTTGGGATCTACACAAAAAACATGGTGAAAAATATGAATATTTATGGAGGAGTTGTTTTTAGTCAAAGGGTTCTTCTAGCTCTTGTTCAAAGTGGCATGCAACGAGAAACGGCCTATAGGCTAGTACAAAAACATGCTCATGCGGCGTGGAATACAGAGTCAGGTGACTTTCGAACTAATCTTAGTTTAGACAAGTCAATCACTGATGTAATTTCGGCAGAGCAACTAAACGATTGCTTTAGTACAGAACTACATCAATTAAATCTCGATGTTATATGGGAACGTCTCGAGATTTAG
- a CDS encoding class II fumarate hydratase: protein MAQSFRIENDSMGTIKVPDQALWGAQTQRSLINFAIGHNKMPMKLIYSIVQIKASAAIVNCRLGVLDKQRKNFILNACNEISNGMHDEQFPLSVWQTGSGTQTNMNVNEVISNIASHLNGNKLGSHEPLHPNDHVNRSQSTNDVFPAAIQIATVQEILENLLPELDQLIETFDKKIIKWNRIIKTGRTHLQDAVPLTLGQEASAWKEQLIASRNRLNKSLNELYPLPLGGTAIGTGLNAPAKFDKEIALEIAKSTRSPFVSAQNKFAIMASHDALVHTMSQLKLLAVSLFKIVNDLRLLSCGPRGGLGELRLPENEPGSSIMPGKVNPTQCEAMAMVCTQIMALDSAVTMAGSGGHLQMNSYKPLIAFNLLESIDLLSSACKSSRILMIEGIEPNLEKIQNSLQNSLMLITSLTPIIGYEKASKIAQCAHEKDITLKEATKLLGYLNEDDFDRIVNPQSMTGMEN from the coding sequence ATGGCTCAATCATTTCGGATAGAGAATGACAGTATGGGCACTATAAAAGTGCCAGATCAAGCGCTATGGGGCGCCCAAACACAAAGATCTCTCATTAATTTTGCCATTGGGCACAATAAAATGCCCATGAAGCTTATATATTCAATTGTTCAAATCAAAGCTTCTGCAGCGATAGTCAATTGCCGATTAGGAGTACTGGATAAGCAAAGGAAAAATTTCATCCTTAATGCTTGTAACGAAATTAGTAATGGAATGCATGATGAACAGTTTCCATTAAGCGTTTGGCAAACGGGAAGCGGGACACAAACAAATATGAATGTCAATGAAGTAATTAGCAATATTGCATCCCATTTAAATGGCAATAAATTAGGTAGTCATGAACCATTGCATCCAAATGATCATGTCAATCGCTCACAATCAACCAATGATGTATTTCCCGCTGCAATTCAAATCGCTACTGTTCAAGAAATCTTAGAGAATTTATTGCCGGAGCTAGATCAATTAATTGAAACTTTTGACAAGAAAATTATTAAGTGGAATCGCATTATTAAAACAGGGCGTACCCATCTTCAAGATGCTGTGCCGCTAACCTTGGGGCAAGAAGCCTCCGCATGGAAGGAACAACTTATTGCATCTCGTAATCGACTCAACAAAAGCTTAAATGAACTTTACCCTCTTCCGTTAGGAGGGACTGCTATAGGCACAGGGCTCAATGCACCAGCAAAATTCGATAAAGAAATTGCTCTTGAGATTGCAAAGTCAACTAGAAGCCCCTTTGTTTCAGCACAAAACAAGTTCGCCATTATGGCAAGCCATGATGCATTAGTCCATACAATGTCTCAGTTGAAACTATTAGCTGTATCACTATTTAAAATAGTTAATGATCTACGCCTTTTATCCTGTGGGCCAAGAGGAGGGCTAGGAGAACTAAGGCTTCCAGAAAATGAGCCCGGGAGTTCGATAATGCCTGGGAAAGTCAACCCAACACAATGCGAAGCAATGGCCATGGTTTGCACGCAAATCATGGCACTTGATTCAGCCGTGACTATGGCAGGTAGTGGTGGGCATTTACAAATGAATTCGTACAAACCTTTAATCGCGTTCAACCTTTTAGAAAGTATTGATCTTCTTAGCAGTGCTTGTAAAAGTTCTCGTATTTTAATGATAGAAGGAATTGAACCTAATTTAGAAAAAATCCAGAACAGTCTTCAAAATTCTCTAATGCTTATCACAAGCTTGACTCCGATAATCGGTTACGAAAAAGCTAGTAAGATTGCACAATGTGCTCATGAAAAAGATATCACGCTTAAAGAGGCAACAAAATTATTGGGTTATCTTAACGAAGACGATTTTGATCGTATTGTCAATCCACAGTCGATGACTGGTATGGAGAACTAG